In one Lolium rigidum isolate FL_2022 chromosome 3, APGP_CSIRO_Lrig_0.1, whole genome shotgun sequence genomic region, the following are encoded:
- the LOC124700397 gene encoding suppressor of cytokine signaling 7-like, producing the protein MDILDHSEDEEEQSYYGSGSRFGCRWQKPRSKSHHQLLLMDSVGNGNGNGGVDGDGAPEEQEIVPLPEYERLSQSARLPQDPDPKNPLLPEYRVASPPPPPPPMPRPQKKPAAWRLIEYVRSRNKSGVPGGCGSSDGDSRSSDGEKEGEDGGGEEGKKEEKGKKRSSWLPDRERRWPVQGFY; encoded by the coding sequence ATGGACATCCTGGATCACTCTGAGGACGAGGAAGAGCAGAGCTACTACGGCAGCGGCAGCAGGTTCGGCTGCAGGTGGCAGAAGCCGAGGTCCAAGAGCCACCACCAGCTGCTGCTCATGGACAGCGTCGGCAACGGCAACGGCAACGGCGGCGTCGACGGGGACGGCGCGCCGGAGGAGCAGGAGATCGTGCCGCTGCCCGAGTACGAGCGGCTGTCCCAGTCCGCGCGCCTCCCGCAGGACCCCGACCCCAAGAACCCGCTGCTGCCGGAATACCGGGTCGCgtccccgcccccgccgccgccgccgatgccgcgGCCGCAGAAGAAACCGGCGGCGTGGAGGCTGATCGAGTACGTGCGGTCCAGGAACAAGTCGGGCGTGCCCGGCGGGTGCGGCTCGTCGGACGGCGACTCCAGGAGCTCCGACGGCGAGAAGGAgggggaggacggcggcggcgaggaggggaagaaggaggagaagggtAAGAAGCGGTCGTCGTGGCTGCCGGACCGCGAGCGCCGGTGGCCGGTGCAGGGGTTCTACTAG